A DNA window from Arachis hypogaea cultivar Tifrunner chromosome 18, arahy.Tifrunner.gnm2.J5K5, whole genome shotgun sequence contains the following coding sequences:
- the LOC112769299 gene encoding protein TOPLESS isoform X3 encodes MSNPTTVAHAAVSGGATIGLGTATGLGAPSIPAALKHPRTPPTNPSVDYPSGDSDHVSKRTRPMGMSDEVNLPVNVLSATFPGHGHGQAFNAPDDLPKTVMRTLNQGSSPMSMDFHPVQQTILLVGTNVGDIALWEVGSRERLVLRNFKVWDLSACSMPFQAALVKDPGVSVNRVIWSPDGALFGVAYSRHIVQIYSYHGGDEVRQHLEIDAHVGGVNDLAFSHPNKQLCVITCGDDKTIKVWDAATGAKQYTFEGHEAPVYSVCPHYKENIQFIFSTALDGKIKAWLYDNLGSRVDYDAPGRWCTTMAYSADGTRLFSCGTSKDGESSIVEWNESEGAVKRTYQGFRKRSLGVVQFDTTKNRFLAAGDDFSIKFWDMDNIQLLTQVDADGGLPASPRIRFNKDGALLAVSANENGIKILANADGMRLLRSLENSMYDASRTSEAMAKPTINPISAAAASSAALSERVPSVVAMAGMNGDARNLGDVKPRISEESNDKSKIWKLTEISEPSQCRSLKLPENVRVTKISRLIYTNSGNAILALASNAIHLLWKWPRSDRNSSGKATASVPPQLWQPSSGILMTNDIGDSNTEDAVPCFALSKNDSYVMSASGGKISLFNMMTFKTMTTFMPPPPAATFLAFHPQDNNIIAIGMDDSSIQIYNVRVDEVKSKLKGHTKRITGLAFSHVLNVLVSSGADAQICVWNTDGWEKQKTRFLQLPAGRTQPVQADTRVQFHQDQIRFLVVHETQLAIYEATKLECLKQWFPQSSAAPISHATFSCDSQLIYASFLDATVCVFSASNLRLRCRVNPSAYLSAGVSSNVQPLVIAAHPQEPNQFAVGLSDGGVHVFEPLESEGKWGVPPPIENGSASNAAAVSVGASSEEAAQR; translated from the exons ATGTCGAATCCTACCACTGTAGCACATGCTGCAGTTTCTGGAGGAGCCACTATAGGTCTTGGTACTGCTACAGGTCTTGGTGCACCATCAATCCCTG CTGCTTTGAAGCACCCTAGGACCCCTCCAACTAATCCTTCTGTTGACTACCCATCTGGAGATTCAGATCATGTCTCTAAGAGAACAAGACCAATGGGAATGTCGGATGAG GTAAATCTTCCTGTCAATGTGTTGTCAGCCACGTTCCCAGGTCATGGTCATGGACAGGCTTTTAATGCACCAGATGACTTGCCAAAGACTGTTATGCGGACTCTGAACCAGGGTTCATCTCCTATGAGCATGGACTTCCATCCAGTTCAACAGACTATACTTCTTG TTGGTACAAATGTTGGGGACATTGCTTTGTGGGAAGTGGGTTCTAGGGAGCGGTTGGTCTTGAGGAATTTCAAAGTTTGGGATCTTAGTGCTTGTTCAATGCCTTTTCAG GCTGCTCTTGTCAAAGATCCAGGTGTTTCTGTCAACCGTGTGATTTGGAGTCCAGATGGTGCTTTATTCG GAGTTGCTTACTCAAGGCACATTGTTCAGATATACTCTTATCATGGTGGCGATGAAGTACGGCAGCACCTGGAG ATTGATGCTCATGTTGGTGGAGTAAATGACTTAGCATTTTCCCATCCAAATAAACAACTATGTGTGATAACTTGTGGTGATGATAAGACCATTAAG GTGTGGGATGCTGCTACGGGTGCAAAGCAGTATACCTTTGAAGGTCACGAGGCTCCAGTTTATTCTGTCTGCCCACATTATAAAGAAAACATTCAG tTCATCTTTTCAACAGCATTAGATGGAAAGATAAAAGCATGGTTGTATGACAATTTGGGATCTCGTGTTGATTATGATGCTCCTGGTCGTTGGTGCACCACCATGGCCTATAGCGCTGATGGTACAAG GCTCTTTTCATGTGGGACAAGCAAGGATGGGGAATCGTCTATTGTTGAGTGGAATGAAAGCGAGGGAGCTGTTAAAAGGACCTATCAAGGATTTCGCAAACGATCTTTGGGTGTTGTACAATTTGATACAACCAAAAATCGATTTTTGGCTGCGGGTGATGATTTCTCCATTAAGTTCTGGGATATGGACAATATTCAGCTTTTGACACAAGTTGATGCTGATGGGGGTCTCCCT GCAAGTCCACGGATTCGTTTCAACAAGGATGGAGCTCTTTTAGCTGTCTCGGCAAATGAAAATGGAATTAAAATCTTAGCCAATGCAGATGGTATGCGCTTGTTGCGTTCATTAGAGAATTCTATGTATGATGCATCAAGAACGTCAGAAGCCATGGCAAAG CCTACAATAAATCCAATTTCCGCAGCTGCTGCCAGTAGTGCTGCACTTTCAGAAAGGGTCCCATCTGTGGTAGCTATGGCTGGAATG AATGGAGATGCCCGAAACTTGGGAGATGTTAAACCTAGAATAAGTGAAGAATCCAATGATAAGTCAAAAATATGGAAGCTTACTGAAATCAGTGAACCATCTCAATGTAGATCCTTAAAGCTACCTGAGAATGTACGAGTAACTAAG ATATCAAGGTTGATATACACTAATTCAGGCAATGCTATTCTGGCATTAGCTTCAAATGCCATTCATCTGCTTTGGAAGTGGCCGCGAAGTGACCGTAATTCTTCTGGCAAG GCCACTGCCAGTGTGCCACCTCAGCTATGGCAACCTTCAAGTGGCATCCTGATGACAAATGACATTGGTGATAGCAATACTGAGGATGCTGTTCCTTGCTTTGCTCTTTCTAAAAATGATTCTTATGTAATGTCAGCATCAGGGGGGAAGATTTCTCTGTTCAATATGATGACTTTTAAG ACAATGACTACTTTCATGCCTCCACCACCTGCTGCAACCTTTCTTGCTTTCCATCCTCAGGATAACAATATCATTGCTATAGGCATGGATGATTCTTCAATTCAGATATATAATGTCCGTGTAGATGAG GTTAAAAGTAAACTCAAAGGCCACACTAAAAGAATCACAGGTCTTGCTTTCTCTCATGTATTGAATGTCCTAGTTTCTTCTGGGGCAGATGCTCAG ATTTGTGTGTGGAATACTGATGGATGGGAGAAACAGAAGACTAGATTCTTGCAACTTCCTGCTGGAAGGACTCAACCAGTGCAGGCAGATACACGTGTACAGTTTCATCAGGATCAGATACGCTTCTTGGTTGTACATGAAACGCAGCTTGCAATTTATGAAGCAACGAAACTAGAATGTCTAAAGCAG TGGTTTCCACAAAGTTCTGCTGCACCTATATCGCATGCAACTTTCTCATGCGATAGTCAGCTCATATACGCCAGCTTCTTAGATGCAACAGTCTGTGTGTTTAGTGCTTCAAACCTCAGATTACGCTGTCGAGTCAATCCTTCTGCATATCTTTCTGCAGGTGTCAG TTCTAACGTACAACCGCTTGTAATCGCTGCACATCCACAAGAACCAAATCAATTTGCAGTTGGACTTTCGGACGGTGGAGTGCATGTGTTTGAGCCCCTTGAGTCTGAAGGAAAATGGGGCGTGCCTCCACCCATTGAGAATGGGTCAGCAAGCAATGCAGCAGCTGTCTCAGTTGGTGCTTCTTCAGAAGAAGCTGCCCAGAGATGA